One Paenibacillus riograndensis SBR5 DNA segment encodes these proteins:
- a CDS encoding sugar phosphate isomerase/epimerase family protein gives MTASKQTGLPLPEVLRLVRGYGIQAVELDLDEVQPSPEAMKNLLEQAGISVASMYAFFDFGNAPDVRPGLTFIDTAAFLGAGKVLVIPGFIDEPADQELRERSLRHMAAALREMSEYAGRKGLVVTLEDFDDSRAPFSTSGELLWFLNEVPKLGITFDTGNFIYRGEDALEAFEKLKSRIVHVHCKDRSLEEHPGETPKISTNGTRLFPSPVGSGCIPIEEILDRLEASGYKNTAAIEHFDAADQLAYMKQSAAWLQDRFNQLQT, from the coding sequence GTGACTGCTAGCAAACAAACGGGACTGCCGCTGCCGGAGGTGCTGCGTCTGGTGCGCGGATATGGCATTCAGGCTGTAGAGCTGGATCTGGATGAGGTGCAGCCAAGCCCTGAGGCTATGAAAAACCTGCTGGAGCAAGCCGGAATTTCCGTAGCTTCCATGTACGCTTTTTTTGATTTCGGCAATGCTCCTGATGTCCGGCCCGGCCTTACATTCATTGATACGGCTGCATTTTTGGGTGCGGGCAAAGTTCTTGTGATTCCCGGCTTCATCGATGAGCCGGCAGACCAGGAGCTGCGGGAACGCTCGCTGCGGCACATGGCTGCGGCACTCAGGGAAATGAGCGAGTATGCCGGGCGCAAAGGACTGGTTGTCACCCTGGAAGATTTCGATGACAGCCGGGCGCCATTTTCCACTTCCGGAGAATTGCTATGGTTCCTGAATGAGGTTCCGAAGCTTGGCATCACCTTCGATACAGGGAATTTCATCTACCGGGGCGAAGATGCGCTGGAAGCCTTCGAGAAGCTGAAATCGAGAATCGTTCATGTCCACTGCAAAGACCGCTCACTCGAAGAACACCCTGGTGAAACTCCGAAGATCAGCACTAACGGGACCCGGCTGTTTCCTTCTCCTGTCGGCTCCGGGTGCATTCCGATTGAAGAGATTTTGGACCGGCTGGAGGCTAGCGGGTACAAGAACACGGCAGCCATTGAGCATTTTGACGCTGCTGATCAACTGGCTTACATGAAACAATCAGCAGCATGGCTCCAGGACAGGTTCAACCAGCTTCAGACATAA